One genomic segment of Gossypium arboreum isolate Shixiya-1 chromosome 3, ASM2569848v2, whole genome shotgun sequence includes these proteins:
- the LOC108489147 gene encoding exocyst complex component SEC5A-like isoform X1, with the protein MSTDSDDEDELLQRALRDQSTRDLNYQKPSSSNPRKPVVNFVQPPPKPKGSASPAPKNPKGRKMSMDEDEDSEVEMLSISSGDEDVGKDPKGGAGGRGRGRPMKDDDGVWDGEEPDTWKRVDETELARRVREMRESRTAPVAQKFERKATTAPVGRALNTLQSFPRGMECVDPLGLGIIDNKTLRLITASSESSHAEKEHLDSNLREKLMYFSEKFDAKLFLSRIHQDTPAADLEAGALGLKTDLQGRTQQRKQLVKDNFDCFVSCKTTIDDIESKLKRIEEDPEGSGTTHLFKCMQGVCSLADRAFEPLFERQAQAEKIRSVQGMLQRFRTLFNLPSTIRGSISKGEYDLAVREYKKAKSIALPSHVKILKRVLEEVEKVMQEFKGMLYKSMEDPQIDLTSLENTVRLLLELEPESDPVWHYLNVQNHRIRGLLEKCTSDHEARMETLHNELREKAISDAKWLQIQQNLSQSSDANYSLGNIELPIELQPLALTGEEVDVLRGKYIKRLTTVLVHHIPAFWKVALSVFSGKFAKSSQVSDSSGGKSEEKVGDGRYSSHSLDEVAGMMRGTISLYEVKVLNAFRDLEESSLQSYMSDAINEISKACIAFEAKESAPPIAVMALRTLQAEVTKIYILRLCSWMRASTEGITKDETWVPVSILERNKSPYTISYLPLAFRSVMTSAIDQINMMIQSLRSEATKFEDMFAQLQEIQESVKIAFLNCFLDFAGHLEHIGIDLAQNKSSKEGLHLQNGFSHESEEESSSDLPGSIVDPHQRLLIVLSNIGYCKDELSSELYKKYKCIWLQSRDKDEEESDIQELVVSFTGLEEKVLEQYTFAKANLIRTAAMNYLLDSGVQWGSAPAVKGVRDAAVELLHTLVAVHAEVFAGAKPLLDKTLGILVEGLIDILISLFHENESKDLSSLDANGFCQLMLELEYFETILNPFFTSDARESMKSLQGVLLEKATESLSEVENPGHNRRPTRGSEDAAADEKQQGASVSPDDLIALAQQYSSELLQGELERTRINTACFVESLPMESAPDSVKAAYASFRGPMDSPSKNYRGTQATGSPSFTQRRRR; encoded by the exons ATGTCAACCGACAGCGATGACGAAGATGAGCTCCTTCAGAGAGCATTGAGAGATCAATCCACACGGGATCTGAATTACCAGAAGCCGTCTTCCTCCAATCCCCGCAAACCAGTGGTTAACTTCGTTCAGCCGCCGCCGAAACCGAAGGGCTCGGCTTCTCCGGCACCAAAAAACCCAAAAGGGAGGAAGATGTCAATGGATGAAGACGAGGATTCGGAAGTGGAGATGCTGAGCATTTCGAGTGGGGATGAGGATGTTGGAAAAGATCCGAAAGGAGGAGCGGGAGGGAGAGGTCGAGGGAGGCCAATGAAAGATGACGATGGAGTATGGGATGGAGAAGAGCCTGATACCTGGAAACGTGTCGATGAAACTGAG CTTGCTCGTAGGGTTCGCGAGATGAGAGAGTCGAGAACAGCTCCGGTGGCACAGAAGTTCGAGCGTAAAGCAACAACAGCACCAGTGGGGAGAGCGCTTAATACTCTGCAATCGTTCCCTCGTGGCATGGAATGCGTTGATCCTCTTGGACTGGG GATAATAGACAACAAGACCTTAAGGTTGATAACTGCATCGTCTGAAAGCTCTCATGCTGAGAAAGAACATCTTGATAGTAACCTCCGTG AGAAATTGATGTATTTCTCTGAAAAATTTGATGCAAAGTTGTTTCTAtcccgaatacaccaagatacaCCTGCAGCAGACTTGGAGGCCGGAGCTCTTGGTCTAAAAACAGATCTCCAAGGACGGACTCAACAGAGGAAACAGTTGGTTAAAGACAATTTTGACTGCTTTGTCTCATGCAAAACCACAATTGATG ATATTGAGTCAAAACTGAAGCGAATTGAGGAAGATCCTGAAGGTTCGGGGACAACTCACTTGTTTAAATGCATGCAAGGAGTATGTTCACTGGCAGATCGTGCCTTTGAGCCTCTATTTGAGAGACAG GCTCAAGCAGAGAAGATCAGGTCTGTTCAAGGAATGCTTCAAAGGTTCAGGACGCTTTTTAATTTGCCAAGTACAATTCGTGGGAGCATTAGTAAGGGCGAATATGACTTGGCCGTTAGGGAATACAAGAAGGCAAAATCAATTGCTCTCCCCTCCCAT gTAAAAATACTAAAACGAGTCCTTGAAGAGGTTGAAAAAGTGATGCAAGAATTCAAAGGCATGCTTTACAAGTCTATGGAAGATCCACAAATAGACCTAACCAGC CTTGAGAATAcagtaaggttgttgttggagcTTGAACCTGAGTCAGATCCAGTGTGGCATTATTTAAATGTACAG AATCATAGAATTCGAGGGTTGCTTGAGAAGTGCACTTCAGATCACGAAGCACGAATGGAAACTTTGCATAATGAGTTACGTGAAAAAGCCATCTCGGATGCAAAATGGCTCCAAATTCAACAAAACTTAAGTCAGTCA TCAGATGCCAACTACTCTTTAGGGAACATTGAACTGCCTATAGAATTGCAACCGCTGGCCTTGACTGGTGAAGAGGTTGATGTTCTTAGAGGAAAATATATCAAAAGGCTAACCACTGTACTTGTGCATCACATACCAGCTTTCTGGAAAGTGGCACTTTCTGTTTTTAGTGGGAAATTCGCAAAG TCTTCTCAGGTTTCTGATTCTTCAGGAGGTAAAAGTGAGGAAAAAGTTGGAGATGGGAGATACTCAAGTCATTCTCTCGATGAAGTTGCAGGAATGATGCGCGGTACAATATCTTTATATGAAGTTAAG GTCCTGAATGCATTCCGTGATCTTGAAGAATCTAGTCTTCAGTCGTACATGAGTGATGCCATAAATGAAATATCTAAAGCATGCATTGCTTTTGAAGCAAAAGAGTCTGCTCCTCCCATTGCTG TCATGGCGCTCAGGACACTTCAAGCAGAGGTTACAAAGATTTACATACTAAGACTTTGTTCTTGGATGCGAGCATCGACAGAGGGGATAACTAAAGATGAAACTTGGGTCCCAGTATCTATCCTTGAAAGGAATAAATCTCCATACACTATCTCTTATTTACCTTTGGCTTTTCGTTCAGTTATGACCTCGGCAATAGATCAGATCAATAT GATGATCCAGTCTCTGAGGAGTGAGGCTACAAAGTTCGAAGATATGTTTGCACAACTTCAAGAAATCCAAGAATCGGTTAAGATTGCATTTCTAAATTGTTTCCTGGATTTTGCTG GTCATCTAGAGCATATTGGAATTGATCTTGCCCAAAACAAATCAAGCAAAGAAGGTCTGCATTTGCAAAATGGGTTTTCCCATGAATCAGAGGAGGAATCATCATCTGATCTCCCAGGAAGTATTGTTGATCCACATCAACGGTTGTTAATAGTTTTGAGTAATATAGGATACTGCAAAGATGAGCTTTCTTCCGAATTGTACAAGAAGTACAAATGCATTTGGCTGCAATCCAG GGACAAAGATGAAGAGGAGTCAGACATACAAGAGTTGGTAGTGTCTTTTACTGGACTTGAAGAGAAGGTCCTTGAGCAGTATACTTTTGCTAAG gcaAATTTGATTAGGACAGCTGCCATGAACTATTTGTTAGATTCTGGTGTTCAATGGGGATCAGCACCTGCAGTGAAa GGTGTGAGAGATGCAGCTGTCGAGTTATTACATACTCTGGTAGCTGTACATGCTGAG GTCTTTGCTGGTGCTAAGCCCCTCCTGGACAAGACACTTGGCATTCTTGTGGAAGGTCTAATTGATATTTTAATCAGTCTTTTCCATGAGAATGAATCTAAAGATCTCAGTTCACTTGATGCAAATGGTTTCTGCCAGCTCATGCTTGAG CTTGAATATTTCGAGACCATTTTAAATCCATTTTTCACGAGTGATGCTAGGGAGTCTATGAAGTCTTTACAAGGGGTGCTGTTGGAGAAAGCCACTGAAAGCCTCTCTGAGGTTGAAAATCCTGGGCACAACCGGCGGCCAACTCGTGGAAGTGAAGATGCTGCTGCAGATGAGAAGCAGCAAGGAGCATCTGTATCTCCGGATGACCTGATT GCTCTTGCACAGCAATATAGCTCTGAATTGCTACAAGGAGAGCTTGAGAGGACTCGCATCAATACAGCATGTTTTGTGGAATCACTCCCCATGGAATCTGCTCCAGACTCGGTAAAAGCTGCATATGCATCTTTTAGAGGTCCAATGGACTCTCCCAGCAAAAATTACAGAGGCACACAAGCAACGGGATCCCCTAGTTTCACTCAGCGTAGGCGCAGATAA
- the LOC108489147 gene encoding exocyst complex component SEC5A-like isoform X2: MSTDSDDEDELLQRALRDQSTRDLNYQKPSSSNPRKPVVNFVQPPPKPKGSASPAPKNPKGRKMSMDEDEDSEVEMLSISSGDEDVGKDPKGGAGGRGRGRPMKDDDGVWDGEEPDTWKRVDETELARRVREMRESRTAPVAQKFERKATTAPVGRALNTLQSFPRGMECVDPLGLGIIDNKTLRLITASSESSHAEKEHLDSNLREKLMYFSEKFDAKLFLSRIHQDTPAADLEAGALGLKTDLQGRTQQRKQLVKDNFDCFVSCKTTIDDIESKLKRIEEDPEGSGTTHLFKCMQGVCSLADRAFEPLFERQAQAEKIRSVQGMLQRFRTLFNLPSTIRGSISKGEYDLAVREYKKAKSIALPSHVKILKRVLEEVEKVMQEFKGMLYKSMEDPQIDLTSLENTVRLLLELEPESDPVWHYLNVQNHRIRGLLEKCTSDHEARMETLHNELREKAISDAKWLQIQQNLSQSSDANYSLGNIELPIELQPLALTGEEVDVLRGKYIKRLTTVLVHHIPAFWKVALSVFSGKFAKVSDSSGGKSEEKVGDGRYSSHSLDEVAGMMRGTISLYEVKVLNAFRDLEESSLQSYMSDAINEISKACIAFEAKESAPPIAVMALRTLQAEVTKIYILRLCSWMRASTEGITKDETWVPVSILERNKSPYTISYLPLAFRSVMTSAIDQINMMIQSLRSEATKFEDMFAQLQEIQESVKIAFLNCFLDFAGHLEHIGIDLAQNKSSKEGLHLQNGFSHESEEESSSDLPGSIVDPHQRLLIVLSNIGYCKDELSSELYKKYKCIWLQSRDKDEEESDIQELVVSFTGLEEKVLEQYTFAKANLIRTAAMNYLLDSGVQWGSAPAVKGVRDAAVELLHTLVAVHAEVFAGAKPLLDKTLGILVEGLIDILISLFHENESKDLSSLDANGFCQLMLELEYFETILNPFFTSDARESMKSLQGVLLEKATESLSEVENPGHNRRPTRGSEDAAADEKQQGASVSPDDLIALAQQYSSELLQGELERTRINTACFVESLPMESAPDSVKAAYASFRGPMDSPSKNYRGTQATGSPSFTQRRRR, from the exons ATGTCAACCGACAGCGATGACGAAGATGAGCTCCTTCAGAGAGCATTGAGAGATCAATCCACACGGGATCTGAATTACCAGAAGCCGTCTTCCTCCAATCCCCGCAAACCAGTGGTTAACTTCGTTCAGCCGCCGCCGAAACCGAAGGGCTCGGCTTCTCCGGCACCAAAAAACCCAAAAGGGAGGAAGATGTCAATGGATGAAGACGAGGATTCGGAAGTGGAGATGCTGAGCATTTCGAGTGGGGATGAGGATGTTGGAAAAGATCCGAAAGGAGGAGCGGGAGGGAGAGGTCGAGGGAGGCCAATGAAAGATGACGATGGAGTATGGGATGGAGAAGAGCCTGATACCTGGAAACGTGTCGATGAAACTGAG CTTGCTCGTAGGGTTCGCGAGATGAGAGAGTCGAGAACAGCTCCGGTGGCACAGAAGTTCGAGCGTAAAGCAACAACAGCACCAGTGGGGAGAGCGCTTAATACTCTGCAATCGTTCCCTCGTGGCATGGAATGCGTTGATCCTCTTGGACTGGG GATAATAGACAACAAGACCTTAAGGTTGATAACTGCATCGTCTGAAAGCTCTCATGCTGAGAAAGAACATCTTGATAGTAACCTCCGTG AGAAATTGATGTATTTCTCTGAAAAATTTGATGCAAAGTTGTTTCTAtcccgaatacaccaagatacaCCTGCAGCAGACTTGGAGGCCGGAGCTCTTGGTCTAAAAACAGATCTCCAAGGACGGACTCAACAGAGGAAACAGTTGGTTAAAGACAATTTTGACTGCTTTGTCTCATGCAAAACCACAATTGATG ATATTGAGTCAAAACTGAAGCGAATTGAGGAAGATCCTGAAGGTTCGGGGACAACTCACTTGTTTAAATGCATGCAAGGAGTATGTTCACTGGCAGATCGTGCCTTTGAGCCTCTATTTGAGAGACAG GCTCAAGCAGAGAAGATCAGGTCTGTTCAAGGAATGCTTCAAAGGTTCAGGACGCTTTTTAATTTGCCAAGTACAATTCGTGGGAGCATTAGTAAGGGCGAATATGACTTGGCCGTTAGGGAATACAAGAAGGCAAAATCAATTGCTCTCCCCTCCCAT gTAAAAATACTAAAACGAGTCCTTGAAGAGGTTGAAAAAGTGATGCAAGAATTCAAAGGCATGCTTTACAAGTCTATGGAAGATCCACAAATAGACCTAACCAGC CTTGAGAATAcagtaaggttgttgttggagcTTGAACCTGAGTCAGATCCAGTGTGGCATTATTTAAATGTACAG AATCATAGAATTCGAGGGTTGCTTGAGAAGTGCACTTCAGATCACGAAGCACGAATGGAAACTTTGCATAATGAGTTACGTGAAAAAGCCATCTCGGATGCAAAATGGCTCCAAATTCAACAAAACTTAAGTCAGTCA TCAGATGCCAACTACTCTTTAGGGAACATTGAACTGCCTATAGAATTGCAACCGCTGGCCTTGACTGGTGAAGAGGTTGATGTTCTTAGAGGAAAATATATCAAAAGGCTAACCACTGTACTTGTGCATCACATACCAGCTTTCTGGAAAGTGGCACTTTCTGTTTTTAGTGGGAAATTCGCAAAG GTTTCTGATTCTTCAGGAGGTAAAAGTGAGGAAAAAGTTGGAGATGGGAGATACTCAAGTCATTCTCTCGATGAAGTTGCAGGAATGATGCGCGGTACAATATCTTTATATGAAGTTAAG GTCCTGAATGCATTCCGTGATCTTGAAGAATCTAGTCTTCAGTCGTACATGAGTGATGCCATAAATGAAATATCTAAAGCATGCATTGCTTTTGAAGCAAAAGAGTCTGCTCCTCCCATTGCTG TCATGGCGCTCAGGACACTTCAAGCAGAGGTTACAAAGATTTACATACTAAGACTTTGTTCTTGGATGCGAGCATCGACAGAGGGGATAACTAAAGATGAAACTTGGGTCCCAGTATCTATCCTTGAAAGGAATAAATCTCCATACACTATCTCTTATTTACCTTTGGCTTTTCGTTCAGTTATGACCTCGGCAATAGATCAGATCAATAT GATGATCCAGTCTCTGAGGAGTGAGGCTACAAAGTTCGAAGATATGTTTGCACAACTTCAAGAAATCCAAGAATCGGTTAAGATTGCATTTCTAAATTGTTTCCTGGATTTTGCTG GTCATCTAGAGCATATTGGAATTGATCTTGCCCAAAACAAATCAAGCAAAGAAGGTCTGCATTTGCAAAATGGGTTTTCCCATGAATCAGAGGAGGAATCATCATCTGATCTCCCAGGAAGTATTGTTGATCCACATCAACGGTTGTTAATAGTTTTGAGTAATATAGGATACTGCAAAGATGAGCTTTCTTCCGAATTGTACAAGAAGTACAAATGCATTTGGCTGCAATCCAG GGACAAAGATGAAGAGGAGTCAGACATACAAGAGTTGGTAGTGTCTTTTACTGGACTTGAAGAGAAGGTCCTTGAGCAGTATACTTTTGCTAAG gcaAATTTGATTAGGACAGCTGCCATGAACTATTTGTTAGATTCTGGTGTTCAATGGGGATCAGCACCTGCAGTGAAa GGTGTGAGAGATGCAGCTGTCGAGTTATTACATACTCTGGTAGCTGTACATGCTGAG GTCTTTGCTGGTGCTAAGCCCCTCCTGGACAAGACACTTGGCATTCTTGTGGAAGGTCTAATTGATATTTTAATCAGTCTTTTCCATGAGAATGAATCTAAAGATCTCAGTTCACTTGATGCAAATGGTTTCTGCCAGCTCATGCTTGAG CTTGAATATTTCGAGACCATTTTAAATCCATTTTTCACGAGTGATGCTAGGGAGTCTATGAAGTCTTTACAAGGGGTGCTGTTGGAGAAAGCCACTGAAAGCCTCTCTGAGGTTGAAAATCCTGGGCACAACCGGCGGCCAACTCGTGGAAGTGAAGATGCTGCTGCAGATGAGAAGCAGCAAGGAGCATCTGTATCTCCGGATGACCTGATT GCTCTTGCACAGCAATATAGCTCTGAATTGCTACAAGGAGAGCTTGAGAGGACTCGCATCAATACAGCATGTTTTGTGGAATCACTCCCCATGGAATCTGCTCCAGACTCGGTAAAAGCTGCATATGCATCTTTTAGAGGTCCAATGGACTCTCCCAGCAAAAATTACAGAGGCACACAAGCAACGGGATCCCCTAGTTTCACTCAGCGTAGGCGCAGATAA
- the LOC128279222 gene encoding uncharacterized protein LOC128279222: MEGNLSQGGMIPGGGSFGGLDLQGSMRVHNHAQNPHSIHQHHHPNPRQGASLHASIHEDFPLKMGNIQNSDQIISLMDYNKGERGKSSVSDEDEPSFTEEGVDGHNDGSKGKKGSPWQRVKWTDKMVRLLITAVSYIGEDAAGGCGGGMRRKFAVIQKKGKWKSVSKVMAERSYHVSPQQCEDKFNDLNKRYKKLNDMLGRGTSCQVVENPALLDVIDYLTEKEKDDVRKILSSKHLFYEEMCSYHNGNRLHLPHDPQLQRSLQLAFKIKDDQENDDAKRQRHDDDDDDDDDDDDMETDDHDEFEENHASHGDDRGIYRVLGGSAKRSRQVQVHEDACFHNSSNSQDCNKSSFSYPPPAQADINQAPPENPRAAWLQKQWIESRSLQLEEQKLQIQVEMLELEKQRFKWQRFSKKRDRELEKMRMENERMKLENERMALELKRKELDAD, encoded by the coding sequence ATGGAAGGAAATTTATCACAAGGAGGAATGATTCCTGGTGGGGGTTCTTTTGGAGGCCTTGACTTGCAAGGATCAATGAGAGTTCATAATCATGCACAAAACCCTCATAGTATACATCAACATCACCACCCTAACCCTCGCCAAGGTGCTTCTCTTCATGCTTCTATTCATGAGGATTTTCCACTCAAGATGGGGAATATACAGAACTCTGACCAAATCATTTCCTTGATGGATTACAACAAGGGGGAGAGGGGGAAAAGTTCGGTGAGTGATGAGGATGAACCTAGTTTTACGGAAGAGGGTGTTGATGGTCACAATGATGGAAGTAAAGGCAAGAAGGGATCACCGTGGCAGCGTGTGAAGTGGACTGATAAAATGGTGAGGCTTCTAATTACTGCAGTGTCTTATATAGGAGAGGATGCTGCAGGGGGCTGTGGTGGTGGGATGAGGAGGAAATTCGCAGTAATACAGAAGAAGGGTAAGTGGAAATCAGTGTCGAAAGTCATGGCAGAAAGGAGTTATCATGTTTCACCTCAGCAGTGTGAGGATAAGTTCAATGACCTGAATAAGAGGTATAAGAAACTAAATGATATGCTTGGTCGAGGAACTTCTTGTCAGGTTGTTGAGAACCCAGCACTTTTGGATGTTATAGATTACTTAACGGAGAAAGAAAAGGATGATGTGAGGAAAATTTTAAGCTCAAAGCATCTTTTCTATGAGGAGATGTGTTCTTATCATAATGGGAACAGATTGCATCTGCCTCATGATCCGCAATTGCAGCGTTCCTTGCAGTTGGCTTTTAAAATTAAAGATGATCAAGAGAACGATGATGCAAAGAGGCAACGGCATGATGATGACGATGATGATGATGACGATGATGATGACATGGAAACTGATGATCATGATGAATTTGAGGAGAATCATGCTTCACATGGGGATGACAGGGGAATATATAGGGTATTAGGGGGCTCTGCCAAGAGATCGAGACAAGTCCAGGTCCATGAAGATGCTTGTTTCCATAATTCTTCAAACTCCCAGGACTGCAACAAAAGTTCTTTTTCTTATCCACCACCCGCACAAGCTGATATAAATCAAGCACCACCTGAAAACCCAAGAGCAGCTTGGTTACAAAAGCAGTGGATTGAGTCTCGCTCACTTCAGCTAGAAGAACAGAAACTACAAATTCAAGTTGAGATGCTAGAATTGGAGAAACAGCGTTTCAAGTGGCAGAGATTCAGTAAGAAGAGGGATCGTGAGCTTGAAAAGATGAGAATGGAAAACGAGAGGATGAAGCTTGAGAATGAGCGAATGGCATTAGAGTTGAAGCGAAAGGAACTGGATGCTGATTAA